From the Lactuca sativa cultivar Salinas chromosome 9, Lsat_Salinas_v11, whole genome shotgun sequence genome, the window TGTCTTTGCAGATTCAAGAAGCACTCCAGCAGGCTACAATTGATGCTAAGTCACAAGTGGGTGCGATTTTCCAAGTTTTGCATACGAAAGAAATGCCCCCAACTTATTTCAGGACAAATAAATTTACCGAGTCTTTTCAAACAATTGTTGATGCATATGGGTAAGCATTTCTGTAGGGGTAAATGGAAGAAGCAGCAATGTGATTTGAAAAATGTAATCCAATtattatatgaatttcatgttgctACAGTGTTGCAAGGTATCAAGAAGCAAACCCTGGAGTATACACTGTTGTCACGTTTCCATTTCTTTTTGCTGTGATGTTTGGTGATTGGGGGCATGGAATATGCATCCTGATTGCAGCTTTATTTTTAATACTCAAGGAAAAGAAATACTCAAGTCAGGTAAGTaaccagtttttttttttttatatatatatatatatatatatatatatatatatatatatatatatatatatatatatatatatattacttaatcttatgagagagattttgaatttataatttatatgaaATGAATACAGAAACTTGGAGACATAATGGAAATGACTTTTGGGGGTCGATATGTTATATTCTTGATGGCTTTGTTTTCAATCTACACGGGTTTGATATATAATGAGTTTTTCTCGGTTCCTTTTGAGTTATTTAGTCCATCAGCCTATGCCTGTCGTGATGATGCCTGCAGGTACTtaccccaccccaccccaccccctTGTTTGTGTTATCTTTGAGTAAATTGCATTTTTGGCCCCTAAGTATGAATGGttttttcatttttggtccttatttgaggtttttgTAACGTTTTTGGTTCCTGTCCCAAGTAAATCAACTAAATTTTTGGGACTAGAATTGAAAGTATCAGCTATACCTGGGGACCAAAACTAGTCATTTTACTTGGAAGGGAGACAAAAAATGTCACAAgaacctcaaataaggaccaaagttgcaagacaactttttttttttttgagtaagTTATATTTTTGGCCCCCTAGTGTAGTTGTATAGCTatttttgcaaatttggtcccaaaaagttCCCCTAGTGTAGCTAAgttttgcaaatttggtcccaaaATGTTGTCTTGCAACTTTAgtccttatttgaggtttttATAACGTTTTGGTCCCTGGtccaagtaaaatgactatacttttttggagttttgggaccaaaaatgcaaaactcAGCTATAATGAGGGACCAAAGTAGTCATTCTATTTAGGACTGGAATGGAAAACATTATAAGAACCTCAAATAAAAAGACCAAAATTGCAAGACAAACTTTTTGGGAAGTAAATTGTAAAAATCAGCTAATACTCGGTGACCAAAAGCAGTCAATTTACTTGGATCAAGGCGAAAACGTTACATGAACCTCAAATAAGGATCAAAATTGCAAATATCTGCTATACTTAGGGACCATTTTACTTGGAACAGGTAAGAAAAACGCTACAAGAACCTCAAAATAAGGACAAAAGTTGcaagaaaaaaaactaattaggaccaaaaataaccattttacatGGAACAGGACCCAGATTacaaaaaaatctttttggtaccaaaattgcaaaaaccagctatactcagggaccaaaaatgtaataatTATTTATCTTGTTAATCTTTTATTGTGCATGCAGTGAGGCTACGACTATAGGTTTAATAAAGGTGGGTGACACATACCCATTTGGTGTGGACCCCGTATGGCATGGAAGTCGAAGTGAATTACCATTTCTCAATTCTTTAAAGATGAAAATGTCAATTCTTCTTGGTGTTGCACAAATGAACCTTGGAATAGTTTTGAGCTTTTTCAATGCTATCTACTTCAAGAACAGTGTCAATGTCTGGTGAGTTCTGTTAACCATATTTcaattatgtatgtatgtatgtttactAATTAATAATTATATCATATGTTGCAAAATGTTCAGGTTCCAATTTATACCCCAGATGATATTTTTAAACGGTCTATTTGGCTACCTTTCACTCCTTATTATTTTGAAGTGGATCACTGGTTCCAAAGCTGATTTATATCATGTAATGATATATATGTTCCTTAGCCCCACTGATGATCTTGCTGAAAATGAGCTTTTCCCAAATCAGAAAACCGTTCAGGTTCAATTCTCTTCCTCCCAACACTAAtttataactagaaaaccaaataaataataaagcaaaaaattttattttttataaaaataaactttatTCAACTAAAGTTTAATAGAAATGATTTCATTGACAATGGCAGCTTGTGTTACTACTTCTATCCTTAATTGCTGTCCCATGGATGCTGCTACCCAAGCCTTTCATTTTAAAGGCACAGCATAACAGGGtatgtcatgtttttttttttttttttttttttttttgataaatattaaaaGACCATATTTAATGTTCCACTTCCAGACACACCAAGGTGATTCCTACGTGGCACTTGAAGGGACTGATGAGTCACTGGTGGAGGGAGGTCATCATGGCTCCCATGATCATGAAGAGGAATTTGAGTTCAGTGAAGTGTTTGTTCATCAACTTATTCATACAATTGAGTTTGTACTTGGGGCTGTCTCAAATACTGCTTCCTATCTTCGTTTATGGGCACTCAGGTAAATTTtaatcttctttttttttttttttgtttaaaaaaaaaatatattagaaaGGGCAAGATAGTCTTTTCACGTAGAACAGGGACAACCAAAACCATAGGGACGCAACGCAAACCTATCAACTTTTTAAAAGTTGGACTGTAACTGCAACTGTGACCAAACCGCAGGGACCATTTCTGCAACTTTTTATGTCTGATAACGAAACTTGTAATTTCAGCTTGGCGCATTCGGAATTATCCACTGTGTTCTACGAGAAggttcttcttcttgcttgggggTAAGTTTTCTAATCAACATCAGTCTAATGCATGTATATCTACACAaacattattattaattttttttaaaaaaaaaaatttataaataggTACAATAATGTGATTATTCTTGGTGTGGGGATAATTGTATTTGTGTTTGCAACTGTGGGGGTGTTGTTGGTGATGGAAACACTTAGTGCCTTTCTACACGCGTTAAGGCTTCACTGGGTGGAgtttcaaaacaagttttatgaAGGAGATGGCTACAAATTTGCTCCCTTTTCATTCGCGTTGCTAGTTAACGAGGACGAATGATCACGTGCCACCTGTCCATATTTGCATTTGTAATTTTCCTATCTTGGACGATATATGTGTAAAAAACAATGAGAAGTGAGACCTTTCCACCATTTTTTTTTCACCAATAAGAAGAGCATTCTAGTGGCTTAATGTGAAGTGTCATAagttataacactttgtattTGATGACATTTTGGTAATGAGAATTTGTTTATTTATGCAAATTATTTATGTTTATGTTCCAAAAAGTTTGGACTTTTGACTAATTGTGTTTGGTTGTTGAAGTTAAACGTGTACTTTATCGATCGTTATGGTTGTTGAATATGATTAAAAAGAGTAAAGTGGTATAAAACTAATCTATTCTTTTCAAGTGTAAATTACATTCAGTTTTATTGGTTCTGTTCCAAAAAAATTTATCTTGTTTTTGGTCTTAAGCTCTTTTGTTACAGTTTTGATATATATTTCAAGTAAAATGAGTAAAATCACGATCAAATTTGCAAAAATTAGTCGTTTTATTTGGAATACGGGACAAAATCAAAATAAACTAAAGTTGCAAAAATGCTATTATTTAGGGACCAAAAATataatttactttattttttaataaagcTATTTAATATGCTATAGATATATTCTGTAACccgaataaaaaaaaactttgagcttaatatttttatttaacaaTAAACTAATAATCTAAAAATTATGTCGAGTAACTTTTATCTTTTAGTTTAAAAAGCTTATAACTATTATTGCCAAAATACTTATCtttattataataaaagaaaCTATTTGATTGACACATGAcctatttttatatataatgatACTACATGTCGTTTTCTtagtattttgtttattttttatttcatttgatATAAATCTCAAATTTTAAGGACTTCaaaatttaatgttatattttttttcaagtatTCTTAATAAAACTTTTATTTTCTTAACACATTTAAATTTATCTAATATAAACCCTTAAACATAGgaaatttaatattaaataacaaTTTATTCTCGTTATTCTTTATGCAATCattttaacataatcaaaataaaaaaaaaaagttaatatataaatctgtaacatcccaagttttgtCATTTGAAGTCCATGGGGATGAAAGGGTAAAGCCATGAAGAGCCTAAGGGCTAATTTGTAATTTTGGGACCAAGAGGAGTACGCCGCGCGTACGtaagggtacgcagggcgtactcataaatgaaggaaaccctaatatctcgggttagggactatataaacatccttatggctcattttctctcatcattctcagcctccatcttCCAGAAACGTCCCTAAACCCTAGCCCTTGTGTGAGAGTGTAAATTGGTGGGTGTTTCGAGCTCTTGAAGGTGGAATCATTGCATCAAGGAGTTGGGGAAAAAGTttggcttgtagatctgaagttgtgttgtaccctagaagctccagaaggtaaaaagcttcaatctTTATGTTTGTATAACATAGATCTAGCCATTCTAGCATTTTGGaatcatttcttgtcccaaaagttccAAGATGATGTATGTTGTGTTTTGGGCGAAATGATATGTCCTTCTAGACTCTTGGAGGGGTGTTGAGTgttaaaaatgaggtcccaatggcttagGAGGTCCCATGCAAGtagtagaaggtcttaatggattgagaccttagattaagaactttctggacgtccaaagtgataaagttcgagactttatgagtcctaggcatatttggtcgatggatctgaagtttggacttaagtgcttaagccattaagcacttgtTAGGATTTTTGTTCGGTTCGCATACACCCCGTGTAGGAAGATATACGCCCATCGTATAGGGTCAACAACCCACTTTCCAGTCAACATGAGtcaaggtacgccccgcgtaccagaggagtacgcccaactTACGTCCTCTGATTGGGCTTTTGACTTTGGGCTTTGAGTTTTGGACTGTTTATGGGCTAGCTGGACTTAGGCCTTTGCTGGTCATTATGGATAAGGTGTTTTGGGCCAAGTCTTGGTAATGGATCTTGGATTTAGGCCCAGATAGGTagtaggcccaatttggaaagttgggccattGATGGGCCTTGTTACATGGACTTATGAATCATGGGTTTGGTTTTGGGCCATGACCTAAATTAGAGGGGAGGCATATGGGGCTACTGTTATAAGGGATTCTTGGTAAAAATTTATATTCCCGTTTATTGACTCGTTATTCGCTATTTTGGATAGTTTGGGATTATCGGTGAGACG encodes:
- the LOC111918261 gene encoding V-type proton ATPase subunit a3; its protein translation is MAEHGGGGGCCPPMDLFRSEPMHLIQVIIPIESARLTVSYLGDIGLIQFKDLNVEKSPFQRTYAGQIKRCAELARKLRFFKDQMSKADIIPSGKLDTKAGLNLDDLEVNLGDLEAELVEINANSEKLQRGYNELVEYKLVLQKAGEFFKVAQSSASEHQGEGSSHQGAEESLETPLLNDQESTVDQGKQVKLGYITGLVAKEKAMAFERILFRATRGNVFLRQSSVDEAVTDPSSGEKVQKSVFVVFFSGERAKSKILKICEAFGANRYPFPEDLSKQAQMITEVSGRLSELKTTIDTGLVHRTNLLETIAKQYEQWNDLVRKEKSIYHTLNMLSIDVTKKCLVAEGWSPIFATQQIQEALQQATIDAKSQVGAIFQVLHTKEMPPTYFRTNKFTESFQTIVDAYGVARYQEANPGVYTVVTFPFLFAVMFGDWGHGICILIAALFLILKEKKYSSQKLGDIMEMTFGGRYVIFLMALFSIYTGLIYNEFFSVPFELFSPSAYACRDDACSEATTIGLIKVGDTYPFGVDPVWHGSRSELPFLNSLKMKMSILLGVAQMNLGIVLSFFNAIYFKNSVNVWFQFIPQMIFLNGLFGYLSLLIILKWITGSKADLYHVMIYMFLSPTDDLAENELFPNQKTVQLVLLLLSLIAVPWMLLPKPFILKAQHNRTHQGDSYVALEGTDESLVEGGHHGSHDHEEEFEFSEVFVHQLIHTIEFVLGAVSNTASYLRLWALSLAHSELSTVFYEKVLLLAWGYNNVIILGVGIIVFVFATVGVLLVMETLSAFLHALRLHWVEFQNKFYEGDGYKFAPFSFALLVNEDE